In Leptospira harrisiae, a genomic segment contains:
- the truB gene encoding tRNA pseudouridine(55) synthase TruB, translating into MSKPYHSGFLFVYKPPGITSSDLVLKTKRILGQKSVGHTGTLDRFAEGLLILPCGDYTSFSQVFLGKDKSYYGEVVVGFKTDSGDPEGVVEVDERNKFLPRFVSEFPRERLLAELGQLTALTFQKAPKISALKVGGKRQSDLVREGSPVEEKERPISIYKVEDIQLTEFGFSFRIHVSSGTYIRKIVLDLSEKWGIPLSLGKLVRESIGEYDLNGVKTLDQISNQDLRNWKEVFPLPTRVVDETEKKAVIHGGYIWDKLPTPVENGFYIVDADEKTILAWCDYEGKPEHIPYRYRKVFFDPSAKIMFSK; encoded by the coding sequence ATTTTTATTTGTCTACAAACCACCAGGAATCACAAGTTCCGATTTGGTTTTGAAAACCAAACGGATCTTAGGTCAAAAGTCTGTTGGCCATACGGGAACCCTTGACCGGTTTGCCGAAGGTCTTCTCATTTTGCCTTGTGGAGATTACACATCCTTCTCCCAAGTTTTTCTCGGAAAAGATAAGTCTTACTACGGGGAAGTGGTGGTGGGATTCAAAACCGATTCCGGGGATCCAGAGGGAGTGGTGGAAGTGGACGAAAGGAATAAGTTCCTTCCTCGTTTTGTATCAGAATTTCCGAGAGAACGATTGCTCGCAGAACTGGGACAACTCACGGCTCTGACTTTCCAAAAAGCACCTAAAATTTCGGCTCTGAAAGTCGGAGGGAAACGCCAGTCCGATCTCGTTCGGGAAGGTTCGCCTGTGGAAGAAAAAGAAAGACCAATTTCCATTTACAAAGTAGAAGACATCCAATTGACAGAGTTTGGATTTTCCTTTCGGATCCATGTAAGTTCTGGAACGTACATTCGTAAAATCGTCCTCGACCTTTCGGAGAAGTGGGGTATTCCCCTTTCTCTGGGAAAACTCGTCCGGGAATCCATTGGTGAATACGATTTGAACGGAGTGAAAACCCTAGACCAAATATCTAACCAAGACCTCAGGAATTGGAAAGAAGTGTTTCCACTTCCCACTCGCGTTGTGGACGAAACTGAAAAAAAAGCTGTCATCCACGGGGGTTATATCTGGGACAAACTACCGACGCCTGTGGAAAATGGGTTTTATATCGTGGACGCAGACGAAAAAACCATCCTTGCTTGGTGCGATTATGAAGGGAAACCGGAGCACATTCCTTACCGGTACAGAAAAGTATTTTTTGACCCTTCAGCAAAAATTATGTTTTCTAAATGA
- the rpsO gene encoding 30S ribosomal protein S15, with the protein MITKEQKQQIIATFGSKPNDTGSAEVQIALLDSRIKDLTEHFKANKKDFHSRRGLIAMVNQRKSLLEYLKKSNVESYKKLIEKLGLRK; encoded by the coding sequence ATGATCACAAAAGAACAAAAACAGCAGATCATTGCTACATTCGGTAGCAAACCAAACGACACAGGTTCTGCAGAAGTACAAATCGCTCTTCTCGACTCTCGAATCAAAGACCTTACTGAGCACTTCAAAGCTAACAAGAAGGACTTTCACTCTCGCCGCGGTCTTATCGCAATGGTGAACCAGAGAAAGAGTTTGTTGGAATATTTGAAAAAATCCAACGTAGAAAGTTATAAAAAGCTGATTGAAAAACTCGGCCTTAGGAAATAA